In a genomic window of Deltaproteobacteria bacterium:
- a CDS encoding flippase, with product MTAQPNTAAAHPRDLGAARVVKNTAVLLALRVGMPMLSVALVLAVSRTLGAEGLGRYTLAFTFLYFCDTIAPLGLRALITREGARNGAVLKSMLANSLTLGTASGLLSAGLMATLGLVLGYDTATQRVVLLLSLAVLPSPLMAFFEATFVALERMEYVAAMLLAEVIVRVGLGGALLLAGYGLEGVMLAAVAGRLLACFGASRLVERAGIPVRWGLDPVLLRQLVREAPTFLMISVFATLYWRIDAFMLSQLRGVEDVGYYGAAWRLLEFAIIIPQSFCLSLYPQMASAAAQGAAALDWLGRAAARYLFAASLPAAVCVTLLAEPILTLLYGESFHAAAGALIVLMWSVVPYGWIRYHAYVLVAANHQRVDLALNGLASLCNIALNFGLIPAYGALGAALATLISLWLYASLQYLYLQQRLPGYAAPLRPDAAPLLAAALTGVFVWTVRQPHAVVALTAAPFVYAVTLLGTGFFTSAELRLLHLDRLAKACGVSALIR from the coding sequence ATGACCGCACAACCTAACACGGCGGCGGCGCATCCTCGCGACCTCGGCGCCGCACGCGTCGTTAAGAATACTGCGGTGCTGCTGGCGTTGCGCGTGGGTATGCCGATGCTTTCGGTTGCCCTCGTGCTGGCGGTGTCGCGCACGCTCGGCGCCGAGGGACTCGGCCGCTACACCCTCGCCTTCACGTTCCTGTACTTCTGCGACACCATCGCACCACTCGGCTTACGTGCCTTGATCACGCGCGAGGGTGCGCGCAATGGTGCGGTATTGAAGAGTATGCTGGCCAACTCCCTGACGTTGGGCACGGCTTCGGGTCTGCTGTCGGCCGGCCTGATGGCGACGCTAGGGCTCGTCCTCGGATACGATACCGCTACTCAACGCGTGGTGTTGTTGCTGAGTCTGGCAGTTTTGCCGTCACCGCTTATGGCCTTCTTCGAGGCCACCTTCGTGGCGCTCGAGCGGATGGAGTACGTCGCGGCAATGCTGCTGGCGGAGGTAATCGTTCGGGTGGGTCTGGGCGGCGCCCTGTTGCTGGCGGGCTACGGCCTCGAGGGGGTAATGCTGGCAGCCGTAGCCGGCCGCCTGTTGGCCTGCTTCGGCGCCAGCCGCTTGGTCGAGCGAGCCGGCATACCGGTGCGGTGGGGGTTGGATCCGGTTCTGCTGCGCCAGCTGGTTCGGGAAGCGCCCACGTTTCTCATGATCTCGGTGTTCGCCACGTTGTACTGGCGTATCGATGCCTTCATGCTGTCGCAGCTTCGCGGGGTAGAAGACGTGGGCTACTACGGCGCTGCCTGGCGGCTGTTGGAGTTCGCGATCATCATACCGCAGAGCTTCTGCCTCTCGCTCTATCCGCAGATGGCCAGCGCCGCCGCGCAAGGAGCAGCCGCTCTCGATTGGCTTGGCCGCGCGGCCGCGCGCTACCTGTTCGCAGCCAGCCTGCCGGCCGCCGTGTGCGTCACCTTGCTGGCGGAGCCGATTCTGACCCTGCTCTACGGCGAGTCATTTCATGCCGCCGCGGGCGCACTGATCGTGTTGATGTGGAGCGTCGTCCCGTATGGCTGGATTCGCTACCACGCCTATGTTCTGGTAGCGGCCAATCATCAGCGAGTCGATCTTGCGCTCAACGGTCTGGCCTCGCTCTGCAACATTGCGCTCAACTTCGGACTCATTCCTGCGTATGGGGCGCTGGGGGCAGCGCTGGCGACGCTGATTTCCCTGTGGCTCTATGCCTCGCTGCAGTACCTATATCTCCAGCAGCGCCTGCCCGGTTATGCCGCGCCACTGCGACCCGATGCCGCACCGTTGCTGGCGGCGGCGCTGACTGGGGTATTCGTTTGGACTGTCAGGCAACCACACGCCGTCGTGGCACTCACAGCCGCGCCTTTCGTGTATGCCGTTACCTTGCTGGGCACGGGCTTCTTCACTTCGGCCGAGCTGCGACTGCTTCATCTCGATCGTCTGGCGAAGGCCTGCGGGGTTTCGGCGCTGATACGATAG
- a CDS encoding O-antigen ligase family protein → MTIPATAAAAHSPMPAGSVTRALLTFGTLGIAVGAAALVLAGVPTRWMVYVVGALFCALVVFSLQDKERFLYGVLVLSFQADVSLRFAYERAGSEGMVFPLTTFVGAALLGYCLIWRAPHDQPPFRWGGKLSVPILLFFAASVASLLRTSERFVGITHLILQAQLYFAYLLALNLIRSQPQLDRTVKLLFVAVAMQSAVYFIQSATGETFTLAGEVLAENPNLPRPGGTVATSPGGFAAFMLPILLIAAAYYLTGQRGPAGPRPAMVAAMGIVALVLTFTRAAWGAFGFGIVWLLLLSARRGALRLRRVGWVAAATLGAAIAFSPMVAARFAESTVSDAYEERAALMRMALRVIAAEPLTGVGTGAYEHAFKSYIDSELDTGWVYTVHNVYLLRTAETGILGGISLVVLLLAALIQALRLTRTTQAGTRALALGWSAGLLAFCWMMYWNILQGYTYNAQLWFLMGMAEAVELSQDSSRDGRDRQQVGNSRAAADNIRPNI, encoded by the coding sequence GTGACCATTCCAGCGACAGCCGCCGCTGCCCATTCGCCCATGCCGGCGGGGTCAGTCACACGCGCCCTGCTAACGTTCGGCACCCTTGGGATCGCAGTCGGCGCTGCGGCACTGGTTCTGGCGGGCGTTCCCACCCGCTGGATGGTTTACGTGGTCGGGGCGCTCTTCTGCGCGCTCGTTGTCTTCTCCTTGCAGGACAAGGAGAGGTTTCTTTATGGGGTGCTCGTTCTCAGCTTTCAAGCCGACGTCTCGCTGCGGTTCGCCTATGAGCGGGCCGGTAGTGAAGGGATGGTATTTCCTCTCACCACGTTCGTCGGCGCGGCCCTGCTTGGCTACTGCCTGATTTGGCGGGCGCCACACGATCAGCCGCCGTTTCGCTGGGGCGGCAAGCTCAGCGTACCGATTCTCTTGTTCTTCGCTGCTTCTGTCGCCTCGCTGCTGCGTACCTCAGAGCGGTTTGTCGGAATCACTCATCTGATATTGCAGGCACAGCTCTACTTTGCGTACTTGCTCGCCCTGAACCTGATCCGCTCTCAGCCGCAGTTGGACCGTACGGTGAAATTGCTCTTTGTCGCCGTAGCGATGCAATCGGCGGTGTACTTCATTCAGAGTGCGACCGGTGAGACCTTCACCCTGGCAGGCGAGGTTCTCGCAGAGAATCCCAACCTGCCGAGACCCGGAGGAACCGTAGCAACCAGTCCGGGAGGCTTCGCGGCCTTCATGCTTCCGATTCTCTTGATCGCCGCGGCCTACTATTTGACCGGCCAGCGCGGCCCTGCCGGACCGCGGCCCGCGATGGTAGCTGCCATGGGCATCGTGGCGCTGGTGCTGACGTTTACCCGGGCGGCTTGGGGCGCATTTGGCTTCGGCATCGTTTGGCTATTGCTCCTGAGCGCCCGCCGGGGCGCGCTGCGTTTGCGACGTGTGGGCTGGGTGGCCGCTGCCACGCTCGGTGCCGCCATTGCCTTCTCGCCGATGGTGGCGGCGCGATTTGCGGAATCCACAGTGAGCGACGCCTACGAGGAGCGGGCAGCGCTCATGCGTATGGCGCTGCGCGTTATAGCCGCGGAGCCACTGACCGGAGTCGGCACCGGAGCCTACGAGCACGCCTTTAAGTCGTATATCGACAGCGAGCTCGACACCGGCTGGGTGTACACGGTGCACAATGTCTACTTGCTGCGCACCGCCGAGACCGGCATTCTCGGTGGAATTAGCCTGGTGGTGTTGTTATTGGCTGCACTCATCCAAGCCCTGCGCCTAACCCGAACGACGCAGGCCGGCACGCGCGCGCTGGCACTCGGCTGGAGCGCTGGCCTGCTGGCCTTCTGCTGGATGATGTATTGGAACATCCTCCAGGGCTACACCTATAATGCCCAGCTATGGTTTTTGATGGGCATGGCCGAGGCCGTCGAGCTGTCGCAGGATTCGTCACGGGATGGGCGTGACCGACAGCAAGTTGGGAATTCCCGGGCGGCCGCTGACAACATCCGCCCCAACATCTGA
- a CDS encoding right-handed parallel beta-helix repeat-containing protein, translating to MGRRHSQHQTTATSLGSLAVACALLAGAVPAGAATYYAAALSTACSPATPGTGTLASPYAHPYYALTQGQVSCGDVLQLRGGTYRAKLSGFSDDSTAAKRYSSCDDDQLASGGYDGGHTVLPLFKQCSAAAPLIIENFPGEDVVLEGADADLDAGSVWSPCSDGGDGPGGANDACCGAAGLSLAAPSETYCATGFNVSNSDTAQIWIDPPVDGPGQRLAWWADGPALLGSDAAADHDGLPRGGFFSVNSGNPLVVRLSDGSDPDSHRVKLVVQGGDGAYGVVAATGAAYMTVRRNPSGGSFRVKYGYHPLNVVGGSQHVTFDGVEVMGAGGHDYGNCLRTSSGTYIAFRNGLCRDAMAEGIAHYGGGPGAPAGASGVQLSHCTVENSTIFDTGRGWLDGGGKGTNLGMGVILKNCNDCIAAGNTIHDTFRDGISVTTSTEGCGGTCTSNNVVIDRNLIYNNCHAADQIAAYPPNPIGTGDCACIQLEEQGTGTMAGATISNNMCRGDYANPVLTVAAAGIKIDSTIPNVKIVNNAIRNTGGPCIDLSPNGAVATVRNNATDVCSRAGTPCSGFACNLYATTAAVPIHSNNTYWGASGATNVVRIIPGIAHTRDQVVGAFEASAKQLDPLFLSPTDLHLQAGSGLIGGATTTDAPPLDFDGDTRPAGVASDVGADVVSGRPGIPNLLSVTPIP from the coding sequence ATGGGTCGTCGACATAGTCAGCACCAAACTACCGCAACGAGCTTGGGATCGCTTGCGGTCGCCTGTGCTCTGCTCGCGGGAGCCGTTCCGGCAGGGGCCGCAACCTACTACGCGGCCGCGCTTTCCACGGCATGTAGCCCGGCGACGCCGGGTACCGGGACGCTCGCCAGTCCCTACGCGCACCCGTATTACGCCCTGACGCAGGGGCAGGTGTCCTGCGGTGATGTCCTGCAACTGCGAGGGGGAACTTATCGCGCCAAATTGTCCGGTTTCAGCGATGACTCGACTGCTGCCAAACGCTACAGCTCGTGCGACGACGACCAGCTGGCCAGCGGCGGGTACGACGGCGGGCATACAGTGCTGCCATTGTTTAAGCAGTGTTCCGCCGCCGCTCCGCTGATCATCGAGAACTTCCCCGGAGAAGACGTGGTTCTGGAAGGGGCCGATGCCGACCTCGATGCGGGGTCGGTCTGGAGTCCATGCAGCGATGGGGGCGACGGCCCCGGCGGCGCCAACGATGCATGTTGCGGCGCGGCCGGTTTGTCGCTCGCAGCTCCGAGCGAGACGTACTGCGCCACGGGCTTCAATGTGTCGAACAGCGACACGGCGCAGATTTGGATCGATCCGCCCGTGGACGGGCCGGGGCAACGCTTGGCGTGGTGGGCAGATGGCCCGGCGCTGTTGGGCTCGGACGCCGCGGCTGATCACGACGGCCTGCCCCGCGGAGGGTTTTTCTCGGTCAATAGCGGCAACCCGCTGGTAGTGCGATTGTCCGATGGGAGTGATCCGGATTCGCATCGGGTGAAATTGGTCGTCCAGGGCGGTGACGGTGCCTACGGCGTCGTTGCTGCAACCGGCGCCGCCTACATGACCGTTCGCAGGAATCCCAGTGGCGGCAGTTTCCGGGTCAAGTATGGCTATCATCCGCTCAACGTTGTTGGCGGTTCGCAGCACGTGACGTTCGACGGCGTCGAGGTGATGGGTGCGGGCGGCCATGACTACGGCAACTGCCTGCGCACCAGCAGCGGGACCTACATCGCCTTCCGAAACGGGCTGTGTCGTGATGCGATGGCTGAAGGCATCGCGCACTACGGCGGCGGTCCGGGCGCGCCAGCGGGGGCGTCCGGCGTGCAACTCAGCCACTGCACAGTGGAGAACTCGACGATCTTCGACACCGGCCGCGGCTGGTTGGACGGCGGCGGCAAGGGAACGAATCTCGGGATGGGCGTCATCCTGAAGAACTGCAACGACTGCATTGCGGCCGGCAACACCATTCACGACACGTTTCGCGACGGTATCTCGGTCACCACGTCGACCGAAGGCTGTGGCGGCACCTGCACATCGAACAACGTCGTGATCGATCGCAACTTGATCTACAACAACTGCCATGCGGCTGATCAAATCGCGGCCTACCCGCCGAATCCGATCGGCACCGGAGACTGCGCGTGCATACAATTGGAGGAACAAGGCACCGGAACCATGGCCGGCGCGACCATTTCTAACAATATGTGCCGTGGAGACTACGCCAACCCCGTGCTGACGGTGGCTGCTGCCGGCATCAAGATCGACTCGACCATCCCGAATGTGAAGATCGTGAACAACGCGATCCGAAACACCGGCGGTCCCTGCATCGATCTCTCGCCGAACGGGGCGGTCGCAACGGTGCGTAATAATGCCACGGATGTATGCAGTCGGGCTGGGACACCGTGCAGCGGCTTCGCCTGTAACCTTTACGCCACGACGGCGGCGGTGCCGATACACAGCAACAATACTTACTGGGGTGCCAGCGGCGCTACCAACGTGGTGCGGATTATCCCGGGAATCGCTCACACGAGGGATCAGGTGGTGGGCGCCTTCGAGGCCAGCGCTAAGCAATTGGACCCGCTCTTCCTCTCGCCGACTGACCTGCATTTGCAAGCTGGCTCGGGGCTGATCGGGGGGGCGACAACGACCGACGCGCCGCCGCTCGACTTCGATGGTGACACCCGGCCCGCGGGTGTCGCATCAGATGTTGGGGCGGATGTTGTCAGCGGCCGCCCGGGAATTCCCAACTTGCTGTCGGTCACGCCCATCCCGTGA